A segment of the Chrysiogenia bacterium genome:
CATGCTGAGGGAAGGCCAGGGCGAGCGCCACGGCCTGGGCGCGGTTCGCCGGATCAAGTCGGCGCTCACCTTCGAGGAAGAAATCACCGTCTTCGACCGCCCCCGTCGCCAGGAATACGTCATCCGCAAGTGCACGGTCCCCATGAAACACGATTACGGCCGCCTGGACTTCATCCCCCGCGGCGAAGGAACCGAGATCGACTGGAACACCTGGTTCGAGATCAACCTCCCGCTCATCGGCGGCCCGGCAACCAGAAACGCCGCCGAGAAGCTCAAGGCGGCTTTCGTGACGCTGCTCATTCAGGCGAAGGAAAGGCTGGAGGGGTAGGGGGGCGGAAAGTATCGTGTTGGCTCGAGGCTTGATCTCAAAGTCCAAAGCAAGCTAGGCGAGACCGCTCGCCTTCCAATCCTCGGCAGATCTCAATATTTTGATACGCTGGAATACCTTTCGCCGGATGACCACAACAAGTAAGAGAATCAAAATGATGAGCACTATGTTTAGCAATGTTGAGTAAGGGATGACATTCGGCTCAACACCAGCGAATAGTGGAATGGTAGCAAATACGCTTACAGGCAATAAGATAAACCACAGGAGTATATCTGCTGCAAACAAACTCCAACTCAGCTGACTATGATTTGGGATATCGCTTAATATTGAACGCCGGTAACCAAATTGGCGAATG
Coding sequences within it:
- a CDS encoding SRPBCC family protein translates to MHHVHVNCYIHAPVERVFDFITDNDRFFVGEGIKSVTMLREGQGERHGLGAVRRIKSALTFEEEITVFDRPRRQEYVIRKCTVPMKHDYGRLDFIPRGEGTEIDWNTWFEINLPLIGGPATRNAAEKLKAAFVTLLIQAKERLEG